The segment GGGTGGAGTGCCGCTCGCGACGGTTGTGACGGGGTGAATGGTTCACCCCCACTGGAGCAGCCAGGTGGCCGAGGCGGTTCGACTGGTGCACGAGGGCGGAAAGAGCCTGCCCAGGCGGTCAGGAGCATGGCCCGATCACATCCCGCCCTCACGCCCTCCATCTTCGATGGCCGGGGAGCGTTGCCGCTCCATGCTCCTCCGGCCCCCATTTGAAAGGCAGCACTCCATGGATGGCGTCGCGAAGAAGATCCGCTGGTCACGTTTCCTGCACGAACAGTCCAACCTGGGAGTGATCGTCCCCATCGACCATGGGCTCACCATGGGCCCCATCCAGGGGTTGGAGCGGATGGAGCAGCTCGGACGATGGATCCGCCATCCGGTCATCACCGGCGTCCTCGCCCACAAGGGACTGGTGGAGCGGCTCGGCAGCCAGGGGTTGCTCCGAGGCCAGGGGGTGATGGTCCACCTCAATGGAATGACCTCGCTGTCCGCATCGCCGAACCGCAAGGAGATGCTGACCTCGGTGGAGAGAGCCATCCGCCTCGGCGCGGACGCGGTCTCCGTGCAACTCAACTTCGACGGGACGAACGACGCCTCCAACCTGATGATGCTGGGCCGGGTGGTGGACGAGGCCCATGACTACGGGCTGCCGGTGCTGGCCATGGTCTACGACAAGGTCGAGTCCACCCGGGAGGAGCCGCGCCTGCTGCGGATGCGGCACCTCATGCGCGCCTGCGTCGAGTTGGGCTCGGATGCGCTCAAGATCGCCGCGCCCGCCAGGCTCGCGCTGCTGCCGGTGCTGCTGGATGGCATCCAGGAGCACACCTCCGTCTTCTTCGCGGGTGGATCGAAGTGCTCGGACGAGGAGTTCCTCTCGCTCGCCCGGGAGGCGGTGGGCCGCGGCGCCACCGGGCTGTGCGTCGGACGCAATGTCTTCCAACGCGAGTCCCCCGCCACCCTCCTCGACCAGCTATGGGAGCTCATGCGGGAGGACTCCGGAGAAGAGTCGGAGGCATCGGTTCCCTTTACCCGGCGGGCGAGCGGTACAAGCAGCCAGGGGGCCGCCCACTTCCTGACTCAGAGCTTCGATGAGGCCGTGAAGTGAAGAAGCGCGTCACGTTCGCGCACCCCTCTCTCTTCCTGAAGAGCAGTCGCGCGACGAGCAGTCCGGACCGCGCGGCATCATCCCCCAGGAGTCATCATGAGCAGCCCGGAGACCGTCATCAACATGAGCGAAGCCGTCACCATGCAGAAGCGCGAGCGCATCCGACTCGAGCGGATCGAGGGTGACCGCAACCGCGCGGAGGAGACCAGCTCCCTCATCGTCTGGTTCGACTCGGCCGGACTGTCCACCCCCCAGGACAATGAAGGCCTGCTCGAGCGGGTGCTCAACCTGTCGTATACCGGCCTCATCCTCTACCCGGACAACCTGTCCGCGCTCGCGCCCGCCATCCCGGCGCGCATGCGCAAGATCTTCCATGCCGCGCGTGCCGAGGATCTGGAGCGACTCGCCTCCCTGCCCCAGGGAGGCCAGGACTTCGTGGTGACCAGCCCGGACGTGCAGGTGCTG is part of the Cystobacter ferrugineus genome and harbors:
- a CDS encoding class I fructose-bisphosphate aldolase — protein: MDGVAKKIRWSRFLHEQSNLGVIVPIDHGLTMGPIQGLERMEQLGRWIRHPVITGVLAHKGLVERLGSQGLLRGQGVMVHLNGMTSLSASPNRKEMLTSVERAIRLGADAVSVQLNFDGTNDASNLMMLGRVVDEAHDYGLPVLAMVYDKVESTREEPRLLRMRHLMRACVELGSDALKIAAPARLALLPVLLDGIQEHTSVFFAGGSKCSDEEFLSLAREAVGRGATGLCVGRNVFQRESPATLLDQLWELMREDSGEESEASVPFTRRASGTSSQGAAHFLTQSFDEAVK